One Methanobrevibacter millerae DNA window includes the following coding sequences:
- a CDS encoding Ig-like domain repeat protein: protein MKKKFLIFICLILFIVSIAGVSAADDVNQVVDDTLSVSQENNEVLNDNPGTYSQLIGEAGSGGNITLTKSIYTYDSGGTINITQPGVIDGKGAIIDMTGSYLDRVFSIESDGVTLKNMVFKNLDYADSYDSGDDYNPDDDGSGDGHELGYNDDGGVIYIGSFKNLEIINCTFSDNGLSSESLGGSAIFIDEQSRDIKITDCSFENNEGPSMEGGGAIRIESAENIEIDNCRFNENSAYNNGGAVYIRSSNYVSISNSDFKNNRAIKGGAVLSAYSSNITMDNNDFTDNHAVFEGGAVSISYGHDVYISNSSFKNNALSSEEANYGGAISISVRSDVFIYDSSFENNKASSDEVSYGGAIATVSNMAPEYNFRAFLLVDNCNFTSNVVDSEFEHGGGAIYNGHGDNSILSNCNFINNVAKGYGDEYISGGAVYWEGENGTVSNCNFVENSASTGGALYWDAEEGLLKDSNFNNNSAILNGGAVSANKLNVNNCNFTDCSSLYQGGALNVFGTVNVTKSNFDNNSATYYGGALFFTSGNIENSNFTNNWAFGIFEDGYEFGSGGAVWLQGSANLTNCNFINNTATSGGALEVYDIGGYDYSRISSLVSVSNCQFVNNNATLGGSAIGSCSNITIEKSSFIENKGDNGALYFNNELSYKHPNMTISLTDIEFKDNTPGDYGGGITFYDNILSLSVYSDGFDMAREYASGEVSVDIAGESFKKAFDSEGKVDFDLSSVSSGTWDTMISYSENGKFSSFKANIPLTIESGEPSINLTASDVTKYYGGPESLEITLTKNALPVSGANITVNLNGKNESVTTDNKGKAYCELDLDVGVYDAVAYYKDITADAKVTVNQASTNTTLSFSVNGKNVTLTATVNSTNPTGEVVFTVNGENYTASLADSKATYALSNLTAGNYTAKAAYTGDVNHKSSISNDVSFNISDYYIVINAPDLIKYYHGPERFTANLTDNEGNPVTNVSVNFTINGNTYARVTDSNGIASMAINLNSGVYPITTRYDVYEFSSTVTIKETVSGENITKMFRNGTQYYATFYDTAGNTLANNTAVEFNINGVFYTRYTNEKGVARMNINLNPGEYVITAKNPNSTEQYTNIITVLPTIVENYDLTKYYKNASQYSLRILDEKGNPVKAGVAVRLNINGVFYTRTSNDDGYVKMNINLEPGEYTITAEYNGLMASNKIKVLSVIETHDLVMKYKDGSKFEAKILDGQGKAYPGQKVTFNINGVFYERITGDDGIARLNINLMAGEYIITSSYNGMNAANKVTISS, encoded by the coding sequence ATGAAAAAGAAATTTTTAATTTTTATTTGTCTGATTTTATTCATTGTCTCAATAGCTGGCGTATCGGCGGCAGATGATGTAAATCAGGTAGTTGATGATACCTTAAGCGTATCTCAAGAAAACAATGAAGTTTTAAACGATAATCCTGGTACTTATTCACAACTGATTGGTGAAGCGGGTTCTGGGGGAAATATTACATTAACCAAGAGTATTTATACCTATGATTCCGGCGGCACCATTAATATTACTCAACCTGGAGTTATAGATGGTAAGGGCGCTATAATTGACATGACGGGTTCATATCTTGATAGGGTTTTCAGCATCGAATCCGATGGCGTGACTCTTAAAAACATGGTTTTCAAAAATCTTGATTATGCTGATTCCTATGATTCAGGTGATGATTATAATCCTGATGATGACGGTTCAGGCGATGGACATGAATTGGGCTATAATGATGATGGCGGCGTAATTTATATCGGTTCATTTAAAAATCTGGAAATTATTAACTGTACTTTCTCTGACAATGGTTTAAGCTCTGAATCTCTAGGAGGTTCTGCCATTTTCATTGATGAGCAAAGCCGTGATATTAAAATCACCGACTGTTCCTTTGAAAATAATGAAGGCCCTTCCATGGAGGGCGGCGGCGCAATTCGTATTGAAAGCGCTGAAAATATAGAAATCGATAATTGCCGATTCAATGAAAATTCAGCATATAACAATGGTGGTGCCGTTTATATCCGTTCCTCCAATTATGTTTCCATCAGCAATAGTGATTTTAAAAACAACCGTGCAATAAAAGGCGGTGCGGTTTTAAGCGCCTATTCAAGCAATATTACTATGGATAATAATGATTTTACAGATAACCATGCCGTATTTGAAGGAGGTGCTGTCAGTATTTCTTATGGACATGATGTCTATATAAGCAATTCTTCATTTAAAAATAATGCTTTATCATCAGAAGAAGCAAATTATGGTGGTGCAATTTCCATTTCAGTACGTTCTGACGTTTTTATCTATGATTCATCCTTTGAAAACAACAAGGCATCTTCAGATGAGGTAAGTTATGGTGGCGCTATTGCAACCGTAAGCAATATGGCACCAGAATATAATTTCAGAGCTTTTCTTTTAGTAGATAACTGTAATTTCACATCTAATGTTGTAGATAGTGAATTTGAACATGGTGGAGGAGCCATATACAACGGTCATGGTGATAACAGTATTTTAAGCAATTGTAACTTTATTAATAATGTTGCTAAAGGTTATGGTGATGAATATATTAGTGGGGGTGCCGTTTACTGGGAAGGTGAAAACGGTACTGTAAGCAACTGTAATTTTGTTGAAAATTCTGCAAGCACAGGCGGAGCCCTTTATTGGGATGCAGAGGAGGGTCTTTTGAAGGATTCCAATTTCAACAATAACAGCGCCATTTTGAATGGAGGTGCAGTCTCTGCAAATAAATTAAACGTAAACAATTGTAATTTCACGGATTGTTCCTCACTTTATCAAGGAGGTGCTCTTAATGTTTTTGGCACAGTTAACGTGACTAAGAGTAATTTTGACAATAACTCAGCCACTTATTATGGAGGAGCATTGTTCTTTACTTCAGGAAATATTGAAAATTCCAATTTCACCAATAACTGGGCTTTCGGCATCTTTGAAGACGGATATGAATTCGGCAGCGGCGGAGCTGTATGGCTTCAGGGATCTGCTAATCTAACTAATTGTAACTTCATCAACAACACTGCAACTTCAGGTGGAGCATTGGAAGTTTATGACATCGGAGGCTATGACTATAGTAGGATCTCATCCCTCGTGAGTGTTTCAAATTGCCAATTTGTAAATAACAATGCAACTCTGGGAGGCAGTGCTATCGGGTCATGTTCCAATATAACCATTGAAAAGTCCTCATTTATTGAAAATAAAGGTGATAACGGGGCACTCTATTTTAACAATGAACTCAGTTATAAACATCCTAATATGACAATCTCCTTGACGGATATAGAGTTTAAGGACAACACTCCCGGTGATTATGGTGGAGGAATAACATTCTATGATAATATATTGTCATTATCTGTTTATTCCGATGGATTTGATATGGCTCGTGAATACGCATCCGGTGAAGTGTCAGTTGACATTGCAGGCGAATCATTTAAAAAGGCTTTTGATTCTGAAGGTAAAGTTGATTTTGATTTAAGCAGCGTTTCTTCAGGTACCTGGGATACAATGATTTCATATTCAGAAAATGGCAAATTCTCTTCTTTTAAAGCCAATATTCCATTAACTATTGAATCCGGCGAACCATCAATTAATTTAACCGCATCAGATGTGACTAAGTATTATGGTGGTCCTGAATCTCTAGAAATTACTTTAACCAAAAATGCTCTGCCTGTAAGTGGTGCAAACATTACTGTTAATCTGAATGGTAAAAATGAAAGTGTAACTACTGATAATAAAGGTAAAGCCTACTGTGAACTTGATTTAGATGTTGGCGTTTATGATGCAGTTGCATATTACAAGGATATCACTGCTGATGCAAAGGTTACTGTTAATCAGGCCAGCACCAACACAACCCTCTCATTTTCGGTTAATGGTAAAAACGTTACTTTAACTGCAACCGTCAACTCCACCAATCCGACAGGTGAAGTTGTATTCACTGTAAACGGTGAAAATTATACTGCATCTTTAGCTGATTCTAAAGCGACATATGCCTTGTCTAACTTGACTGCAGGCAATTACACTGCAAAAGCAGCCTATACTGGGGATGTTAATCACAAATCTTCCATATCAAATGATGTTTCATTCAATATCAGCGATTACTATATTGTAATTAATGCTCCAGACTTGATTAAATATTATCATGGTCCTGAACGCTTTACAGCTAATTTGACCGATAATGAAGGAAATCCTGTTACTAATGTTTCAGTTAATTTTACAATTAACGGAAATACGTACGCCAGAGTCACTGATAGCAACGGTATCGCTTCAATGGCAATAAACCTTAACAGTGGTGTTTATCCGATTACGACTCGTTATGATGTTTATGAATTTTCATCAACCGTAACAATCAAGGAAACGGTTTCCGGAGAAAACATTACTAAGATGTTTAGAAACGGAACCCAGTACTATGCAACCTTCTATGATACTGCAGGTAATACATTAGCTAACAACACTGCTGTCGAGTTCAACATCAACGGTGTTTTCTATACTCGTTACACCAACGAGAAAGGTGTTGCACGTATGAACATCAACCTGAACCCTGGCGAGTACGTAATTACGGCTAAAAACCCTAATTCAACCGAACAGTACACGAATATCATTACTGTATTGCCTACAATCGTTGAAAACTACGATCTGACCAAGTATTACAAGAACGCTTCACAGTATTCACTTAGAATACTTGACGAAAAAGGCAATCCTGTAAAGGCAGGTGTAGCTGTAAGGTTAAATATTAATGGAGTCTTTTATACGAGAACATCCAACGATGACGGTTACGTTAAAATGAACATCAACCTTGAACCTGGCGAATATACTATTACGGCCGAGTACAATGGTTTAATGGCATCAAACAAAATCAAGGTCTTATCCGTTATTGAAACCCATGACCTGGTCATGAAATACAAGGACGGATCCAAGTTCGAAGCCAAGATTCTTGACGGTCAGGGTAAAGCATATCCTGGTCAGAAAGTAACCTTCAACATCAACGGAGTCTTCTATGAAAGAATTACCGGTGATGACGGTATTGCAAGGTTGAACATTAACCTGATGGCCGGCGAATACATTATTACTTCCAGCTATAACGGAATGAACGCCGCAAACAAAGTTACCATTTCAAGTTAG
- a CDS encoding ArsR family transcriptional regulator has product MILDEFLGENDRIKILEELLGYTDYFLTVEEISRMADVSQKRVQNHLKQLKDIGILEVENKRFKLNKNDKRVLALGLIETHEFQRRLD; this is encoded by the coding sequence ATGATATTGGATGAATTTTTGGGCGAAAATGATAGAATTAAAATACTCGAAGAACTATTAGGCTACACAGATTATTTTTTGACTGTTGAAGAAATATCTCGAATGGCTGATGTTTCACAGAAAAGAGTTCAAAATCATTTGAAGCAATTAAAAGACATTGGCATTTTGGAAGTTGAAAACAAAAGGTTTAAACTAAACAAAAACGATAAAAGGGTTTTGGCATTGGGATTAATCGAAACCCATGAATTTCAAAGAAGATTAGATTAA
- a CDS encoding DUF2283 domain-containing protein: MSNNQAEYDYDDNGDSLFICLINHYKYKHSVELDNDVILDLDINDKPMAVEFLNASKLFNANKSYLNDLNKITLKIKVTKDSITLNCIIRNNNNSFKLNAITDNCDNIPKVETQLLYS; the protein is encoded by the coding sequence ATGTCAAACAATCAAGCAGAATATGATTATGACGACAATGGAGATTCCCTGTTCATCTGTCTGATTAATCATTATAAATATAAGCATTCCGTTGAACTGGATAATGACGTAATTTTGGATTTGGATATTAACGATAAGCCCATGGCGGTTGAATTCCTGAATGCTTCAAAACTCTTTAACGCAAACAAATCTTATTTAAATGATTTAAATAAAATAACTCTTAAAATAAAGGTAACAAAAGATTCAATCACTTTAAACTGCATTATCCGAAATAACAACAATTCATTTAAGCTAAACGCCATCACAGACAATTGCGATAACATCCCTAAAGTTGAAACTCAATTACTTTACTCATAG
- the ppsA gene encoding phosphoenolpyruvate synthase, with the protein MYVQKFEDLNKSDIGIAGGKGANLGELTQAGIPVPPGFVVTAGTYEKFMEDSGINDKVLDILDKIDINDTKALQAAAEEIKSIIIETPIPEDMIMFIKEAYNQLCQKVGEEDTDVAIRSSATAEDLPEASFAGQQDTFLHVSGDDEVIEYIRKCWASLFEARAIFYREENNFEHSKVLIAVVVQKMAVADKAGVMFTVNPSTGEDIALIEGSWGLGEAVVSGDVTPDNYQVAKANNEILNVTISDKKVMYTNDESGTSVKVDVPEELRKERVLSDEELIELTEMGKRVQAHYGEPMDTEWAFERDNLFLLQARPITTLGDVEETTVEDAGVEGDVLVRGLGASPGIATGMVKIVLDIDELDKIEEGDVMVTTMTTPDMVPAMRRASGIVTDEGGVTCHASIISRELGIPCVVGTGDATQTLKENTGVTLDGKKGLVFEGITEVKEEAAAQTVVAAEAPILTVTEVKANVSMPEAAERAAATGADGVGLLRTEHLMLTAGVHPGKFIADGREDELIDTIADNVQIVADAFYPKPVWYRTLDAPTDEFITLEGGENEPREHNPMLGWRGIRRELDQPEILKCEFKAIKKLHEKGYTNIGIMIPLSQSPAELVKAKELCAEVGFIPHKDVDFGMMVEIPAAAIIIDEYLKIGVDFVSLGTNDLTQYTLAVDRNNEFVAKHYTEEHPAVMKLIERTIRKCAEAGVTCSICGQAGSVPHIVEKLVKFGITSVSSNADAIAEVRKTVARAEQKIILEAARKRLE; encoded by the coding sequence ATGTACGTACAGAAATTTGAGGATTTAAATAAATCTGATATTGGGATTGCAGGTGGAAAAGGAGCTAATTTGGGAGAACTGACCCAAGCTGGCATTCCTGTACCGCCTGGCTTTGTAGTAACTGCAGGAACTTATGAAAAATTCATGGAAGACTCTGGAATCAACGATAAAGTTTTAGACATTCTTGATAAAATCGACATCAATGATACCAAGGCTCTTCAGGCTGCAGCCGAAGAAATCAAGTCAATCATCATTGAAACTCCTATTCCGGAAGACATGATAATGTTCATTAAGGAAGCCTACAACCAGCTTTGTCAAAAAGTTGGCGAGGAAGACACTGACGTTGCTATCAGGTCATCCGCAACCGCTGAAGACCTTCCTGAAGCTTCATTTGCAGGCCAGCAGGACACTTTCCTTCATGTAAGCGGAGACGATGAGGTAATCGAATATATCAGAAAATGTTGGGCATCCCTCTTTGAGGCAAGGGCAATTTTCTACAGAGAAGAAAACAACTTTGAACACTCAAAAGTTTTAATAGCTGTTGTAGTTCAAAAGATGGCTGTTGCAGACAAGGCCGGTGTAATGTTTACCGTAAACCCATCCACCGGTGAAGACATCGCATTAATCGAAGGATCATGGGGTCTCGGTGAGGCTGTAGTGTCCGGTGACGTAACTCCAGACAACTATCAGGTTGCCAAGGCCAACAATGAAATTTTAAACGTAACGATATCCGATAAGAAGGTAATGTATACCAACGACGAAAGCGGAACAAGTGTAAAGGTTGACGTTCCGGAAGAATTAAGAAAAGAAAGAGTATTATCCGACGAAGAGCTCATAGAATTAACCGAAATGGGTAAAAGGGTACAGGCACACTACGGCGAGCCAATGGATACCGAATGGGCATTCGAAAGGGACAATTTATTCTTATTACAGGCAAGGCCTATCACAACCTTAGGCGACGTTGAAGAAACGACAGTTGAAGACGCAGGCGTTGAAGGAGACGTTCTCGTAAGAGGTTTAGGCGCAAGCCCTGGTATTGCAACAGGTATGGTTAAAATCGTTTTAGACATCGACGAACTTGACAAAATCGAAGAAGGCGACGTCATGGTTACCACAATGACCACTCCTGACATGGTGCCTGCAATGAGAAGGGCAAGCGGTATCGTAACCGACGAAGGAGGAGTAACCTGTCACGCTTCAATCATTTCACGTGAACTCGGTATTCCTTGTGTTGTAGGAACCGGAGACGCCACTCAAACCTTAAAGGAAAATACAGGCGTTACCTTAGACGGTAAGAAAGGTCTCGTATTTGAAGGAATCACTGAAGTCAAGGAAGAAGCAGCTGCTCAGACTGTTGTAGCCGCTGAAGCTCCAATTCTAACAGTAACTGAAGTCAAGGCAAACGTAAGTATGCCCGAAGCTGCCGAAAGGGCTGCCGCTACCGGTGCAGACGGTGTAGGACTTTTAAGAACCGAACACCTTATGTTAACCGCCGGAGTCCACCCTGGAAAATTCATCGCAGACGGAAGGGAAGACGAGCTAATCGACACAATTGCAGACAACGTTCAGATTGTTGCAGACGCATTCTATCCAAAACCTGTATGGTACAGGACCCTGGACGCTCCTACAGATGAATTCATCACCCTTGAAGGCGGTGAAAACGAACCTCGCGAACATAACCCAATGCTCGGTTGGAGAGGTATCAGAAGGGAGCTTGACCAGCCTGAAATCCTTAAATGCGAATTCAAGGCCATTAAGAAACTGCACGAAAAGGGATACACAAACATAGGCATCATGATTCCATTATCACAGTCTCCTGCTGAATTGGTTAAGGCTAAGGAACTGTGTGCTGAAGTCGGATTCATTCCTCACAAGGACGTAGACTTCGGTATGATGGTTGAAATCCCTGCAGCCGCAATTATAATCGACGAATACTTAAAAATCGGCGTTGACTTTGTAAGTCTTGGAACCAACGACTTAACCCAGTACACTCTTGCGGTTGACAGAAACAACGAGTTCGTTGCAAAGCACTATACTGAAGAGCACCCTGCAGTAATGAAACTGATTGAAAGGACAATCAGGAAATGCGCTGAAGCCGGTGTAACATGCAGTATCTGTGGTCAGGCAGGAAGCGTACCTCATATCGTTGAAAAACTCGTTAAATTTGGAATTACGTCCGTAAGTTCAAATGCAGACGCTATAGCTGAAGTCAGAAAGACCGTAGCTAGAGCCGAACAAAAAATTATTCTGGAAGCTGCCCGTAAGCGTCTCGAATAA
- the mfnA gene encoding tyrosine decarboxylase MfnA, producing the protein MNDLPITKDEILKELDSIQAEDLKYSDGRILGSMCTEAHPFAKEVYMRFLDSNLGDPGLFKGTKSIEDETVKIIGRLLHLDNAYGNIVTGGTEANIMAMRAARNHARKYKGIKNGEIIIPKSAHFSFKKAADMMNLKIVEVDIDKNYKIDIASLREKITDNTVAIVAIAGTTELGLIDPIEEISEIACENNIYFHVDAAFGGFSIPFLRNAGYEFPEFDFTLKGVSSITVDPHKMGLAPIPAGGIIFRKKEYLEVMAVDSPYLTVKTQSTVVGTRGGASSAATYALLKYFGKKGYSELALNLMDNTHFLKESLEEIGYELVVEPELNIIAFNHPTKSADELSKELEEINGWKVSVAQCPKAIRIVLMNHVTKTHLKELMKDLKELF; encoded by the coding sequence ATGAACGATTTACCAATAACTAAGGATGAAATACTGAAAGAACTGGATTCAATCCAGGCTGAAGACTTAAAGTACAGTGACGGAAGGATTTTAGGCTCAATGTGCACCGAAGCCCACCCATTTGCCAAGGAAGTCTACATGAGATTTCTTGACAGCAACCTGGGAGATCCTGGATTGTTTAAGGGAACGAAATCCATTGAGGATGAAACCGTCAAAATCATTGGTAGATTGCTTCATCTGGATAACGCCTACGGAAATATCGTAACCGGAGGAACCGAAGCAAACATCATGGCCATGCGCGCCGCAAGAAACCATGCAAGAAAATACAAGGGAATTAAAAACGGAGAAATAATAATTCCCAAATCAGCTCACTTTTCATTTAAAAAGGCCGCTGACATGATGAACCTTAAAATCGTCGAGGTCGACATCGACAAGAACTATAAAATAGACATTGCTTCATTAAGAGAAAAAATTACCGACAATACGGTTGCAATCGTTGCAATTGCCGGAACCACGGAACTGGGCTTAATCGACCCGATAGAAGAAATATCCGAAATCGCCTGTGAAAACAACATCTATTTCCATGTTGATGCAGCTTTCGGAGGATTTTCAATACCATTCTTAAGAAACGCCGGATATGAGTTTCCAGAATTCGATTTCACTTTAAAGGGAGTCTCATCAATAACTGTCGACCCGCATAAGATGGGTTTGGCTCCGATACCTGCCGGAGGAATAATCTTTCGCAAAAAAGAGTATCTTGAAGTGATGGCTGTCGACTCACCATACTTGACAGTTAAAACCCAGTCAACTGTTGTTGGAACGCGCGGAGGAGCATCAAGCGCTGCAACCTACGCGTTATTGAAATATTTTGGTAAAAAGGGATACTCTGAATTAGCCTTAAATTTAATGGATAACACTCACTTTTTAAAGGAATCTCTAGAAGAAATAGGTTATGAACTGGTTGTTGAACCTGAACTCAACATTATAGCTTTCAATCATCCAACTAAGTCAGCGGATGAATTGTCTAAAGAACTTGAAGAAATAAATGGGTGGAAAGTTTCAGTTGCACAATGTCCGAAGGCAATAAGGATTGTCCTCATGAACCATGTAACCAAAACCCACTTAAAGGAATTAATGAAAGATTTAAAAGAGCTGTTTTAA
- a CDS encoding dihydroneopterin aldolase family protein, producing the protein MDVNEKYFSNITKRERAIFEGGISMGALFHQFVGTPVSEATKENLERTIEESFKLQPAIEDVEVKINLNDNTGFDYISLSGDMLDVRIHTVVDDVKAVIRIEYIEELNYPLMYVEEI; encoded by the coding sequence ATGGATGTTAATGAAAAGTATTTCTCAAATATTACTAAAAGAGAGCGTGCGATTTTCGAAGGTGGAATCAGCATGGGCGCCCTGTTTCACCAGTTCGTCGGAACTCCCGTAAGCGAAGCTACCAAAGAAAATCTTGAGCGCACAATCGAGGAGTCATTTAAATTGCAGCCTGCAATCGAGGACGTTGAGGTTAAAATCAATTTGAATGACAATACCGGCTTTGACTACATTTCCCTTTCCGGCGACATGCTTGACGTTAGAATACACACCGTCGTTGATGACGTAAAAGCAGTGATAAGAATAGAATACATTGAAGAGCTGAACTATCCTCTGATGTACGTTGAGGAGATTTAA
- a CDS encoding class E sortase, which produces MNKPNITTIIVIVCILILGLYAAGEVNYFAHKNVIEKNITSPVVIVDKVGIEEKINNESLDLGVMTDMGSSIPTKGDVYLFGHRTLQGSPFLRLNEVVPGDTIILEWPDIGEVTYKVVNQTIVPATYQLHESETKDHVLLITCDPIGSTENRLIIDGQMTNVSGIDEKIIESNPHESYAYIISGLFLVIGLIVAFIYPKDTRIYILATVLIISAILFYFCFNPISSQVIYDKIIFLNGGL; this is translated from the coding sequence ATGAATAAACCGAATATTACAACGATTATCGTGATTGTTTGTATTCTGATACTGGGGCTTTATGCTGCCGGAGAAGTCAATTATTTTGCTCACAAAAACGTTATCGAGAAAAACATCACATCTCCGGTTGTCATTGTCGACAAGGTTGGAATCGAAGAGAAAATCAACAACGAATCCCTTGATTTGGGGGTAATGACCGATATGGGCTCATCCATTCCGACCAAGGGGGACGTTTACCTATTCGGCCACAGGACGCTTCAGGGCTCACCTTTCCTAAGGCTCAATGAGGTCGTGCCCGGAGATACGATTATCCTTGAATGGCCTGATATCGGCGAAGTCACATACAAGGTTGTAAATCAGACTATAGTGCCTGCAACATACCAGCTGCACGAAAGCGAAACGAAAGACCATGTTCTTTTGATAACGTGTGATCCGATTGGCTCAACGGAAAACAGGCTGATTATTGACGGTCAGATGACCAACGTCAGCGGAATCGATGAAAAGATTATCGAAAGCAATCCTCATGAGTCCTATGCATATATAATAAGCGGACTCTTTTTGGTTATCGGACTGATAGTGGCATTTATCTATCCGAAAGATACTAGGATTTACATTCTCGCTACGGTTCTTATCATTTCCGCCATTCTGTTCTATTTCTGCTTCAATCCGATTTCGTCACAGGTGATTTACGATAAGATTATATTCTTAAACGGAGGCCTTTAA
- a CDS encoding DUF515 domain-containing protein, protein MEKKDNPLFPNGLNEMEDLKKKEIPRPRHKKVEKPTAIEAFNEKLGKIFNFNKAFDVGDEKKRKIGIIITTLIILTLILSAYYFLIYEPAQEELDAARTSKLNELHELYKGPLASAGNVFAIEDKINEANNAHEVESIDVLKLATSDWKKFHLQSIRTNTDKFNRTMAVWENSSKSVVMSADEAVNIVNSNDALKLSEMIFKKPDTVSVPILISRLQAGAGLISVGSIVDIYKNESSDFNETSLNNTDADVSGCTVLSIMRYDDSGEIDAQYSKSDTKVSGNTTNPTEDTQAFSSNVLEMLKGAIAKGYDEETTLEMLRDYGVKLSSYERQINLGDLDAEYMVLLEVPHEKVNFIINNMDSIVLTIPTANAPSWMEGQLTSTYQNG, encoded by the coding sequence ATGGAAAAGAAAGATAATCCACTGTTTCCAAATGGATTAAATGAAATGGAAGATTTAAAAAAGAAAGAAATTCCAAGACCAAGACATAAAAAAGTGGAAAAGCCGACAGCCATTGAGGCCTTCAACGAGAAATTAGGCAAAATATTTAACTTCAATAAGGCCTTTGATGTCGGTGACGAAAAGAAAAGAAAAATCGGGATAATAATAACGACGCTAATCATTTTGACGCTGATACTGTCCGCATATTACTTTCTCATTTACGAGCCGGCACAGGAGGAGCTTGATGCTGCAAGAACTTCCAAGCTCAATGAGCTTCATGAGCTTTACAAAGGTCCTTTGGCAAGCGCAGGAAACGTATTTGCGATTGAAGATAAAATTAATGAAGCGAATAATGCCCATGAGGTCGAATCCATTGACGTTTTAAAGCTTGCAACTTCGGACTGGAAGAAGTTTCACCTGCAGTCAATCAGAACCAATACTGACAAGTTCAATCGCACGATGGCCGTCTGGGAGAATTCCTCAAAAAGCGTTGTCATGAGCGCCGATGAGGCCGTAAATATCGTAAACAGCAACGATGCTTTAAAATTATCCGAAATGATATTCAAAAAGCCGGATACGGTATCCGTTCCTATATTAATCAGTAGACTGCAGGCGGGAGCTGGACTCATTAGTGTGGGAAGCATCGTCGACATCTATAAAAACGAAAGCAGTGACTTCAACGAGACTTCATTGAACAATACCGATGCTGACGTGAGCGGCTGCACGGTCCTGTCAATAATGAGATATGACGACAGCGGCGAAATTGACGCCCAATACTCCAAATCAGACACTAAAGTATCCGGAAACACTACAAATCCGACGGAGGACACCCAGGCCTTTTCATCAAACGTCCTTGAGATGCTTAAAGGTGCAATCGCTAAGGGCTATGATGAGGAAACCACACTTGAAATGCTTCGCGATTACGGCGTCAAGCTTTCAAGCTATGAAAGGCAAATCAATCTGGGCGATCTGGACGCCGAGTACATGGTTCTTTTGGAAGTGCCACACGAGAAGGTGAATTTCATAATAAACAACATGGACAGCATCGTATTGACCATACCAACTGCAAACGCACCTTCATGGATGGAGGGCCAGCTCACTTCAACATACCAGAATGGATAA